A section of the Pseudanabaena mucicola str. Chao 1806 genome encodes:
- a CDS encoding RNA recognition motif domain-containing protein, with the protein MSIRLYVGNLPAELDRQALEKIFNESGDSVSLKVITDRKTGKCRGFGFVTVGSDEVADTVIEKFNGYDFNGAVLKLEKALPRTKGKGEESSNEEGTDESVKSDVESSSSVAAPVKAAAKRKKRNNNKKSTGSSSSSSASSTEAHQPDPRWASDLERLKQQLLEAQGAAK; encoded by the coding sequence ATGTCCATCCGCCTTTATGTTGGCAACCTGCCAGCAGAATTAGATCGCCAAGCTCTAGAAAAAATTTTCAATGAATCAGGTGATTCAGTATCTTTGAAAGTTATAACTGATCGCAAAACAGGCAAATGCCGAGGTTTTGGATTTGTGACCGTCGGATCTGATGAAGTTGCCGATACAGTCATTGAGAAATTTAATGGTTATGACTTCAATGGTGCTGTATTAAAACTGGAAAAAGCTCTTCCTCGCACTAAAGGTAAGGGAGAAGAAAGTTCTAATGAGGAAGGAACTGATGAATCTGTAAAATCAGATGTTGAATCTTCGTCATCAGTTGCTGCACCAGTTAAAGCTGCCGCTAAACGCAAAAAACGTAATAACAACAAAAAATCTACTGGAAGTTCATCTTCTAGCTCCGCTAGTTCGACTGAAGCACATCAGCCCGATCCACGATGGGCTTCTGATCTTGAGCGCCTCAAGCAACAGCTACTAGAAGCACAAGGTGCAGCTAAGTAG
- the lipA gene encoding lipoyl synthase — MSAQKELRLPNWLRPKIGNASEISEVQKIIKQRGIHTICEEGRCPNRAECYSEKTATFLLMGPTCTRACGFCQVDKGHQPMPLDPEEATKVAEAVELMGLNYVVLTSVARDDLADQGASCFVKAMQAIRRSRPNVKIEVLTPDFRGDRHCIETVVAAEPICYNHNIETVRRLQGKVRRGAKYERSLSVLRLVKELNPCIVTKSGLMVGHGETEEELTEAMRDLYAVGCSSITIGQYLRPSLEHLAVQKYWTPEEFDQLGAIARQIGFIHVRSGALVRSSYHASQNS; from the coding sequence ATGTCCGCGCAAAAAGAATTACGTTTACCCAATTGGTTGCGCCCCAAAATTGGCAATGCCAGTGAAATCTCCGAAGTTCAGAAAATTATTAAACAACGTGGGATTCATACCATTTGTGAGGAGGGGCGCTGTCCCAATCGGGCGGAGTGCTATTCCGAGAAGACAGCAACTTTTTTGTTGATGGGACCAACCTGTACTCGTGCCTGTGGCTTTTGCCAAGTAGACAAGGGGCATCAGCCTATGCCCCTTGATCCTGAGGAGGCAACTAAGGTTGCTGAGGCAGTTGAGCTAATGGGTTTAAATTATGTAGTACTGACTTCTGTAGCACGGGATGATTTAGCAGATCAGGGGGCTAGCTGCTTTGTAAAAGCAATGCAAGCAATTCGCCGATCGCGCCCAAATGTAAAAATCGAAGTATTAACGCCAGACTTTCGGGGCGATCGCCATTGCATCGAAACAGTGGTTGCGGCTGAGCCTATTTGCTACAACCACAATATCGAGACCGTGCGGCGTTTGCAGGGTAAAGTGCGACGGGGAGCAAAATATGAGCGATCGCTCTCGGTTTTACGACTAGTCAAAGAACTTAATCCCTGCATTGTTACTAAGTCGGGCTTGATGGTGGGGCATGGGGAAACGGAGGAGGAGCTAACCGAGGCAATGCGAGATTTATATGCAGTGGGTTGCAGTTCGATCACCATTGGGCAGTATTTGCGCCCATCCCTTGAGCATTTGGCTGTCCAGAAATATTGGACTCCCGAAGAGTTTGACCAATTAGGGGCGATCGCTCGGCAAATTGGATTTATCCATGTGCGATCAGGAGCCTTGGTGCGGAGTTCCTATCATGCTAGCCAAAATTCGTAA
- a CDS encoding 5-(carboxyamino)imidazole ribonucleotide synthase, with amino-acid sequence MVTRQQIGVIGGGQLAWMMAIAAKRLGLHLTVQTANPGDSAITVADRVIYGKVADKIATAQLAEHCQVITFENEFVDLVALQELLDHQVDRQLLFLPKLETLAISVDKLNQRQHFRDHHIPTPEFYSVETETELLAAATNLSYPLVLKARRHGYDGKGTWVIANEVELQSAWETMHKASAIAEKFIPFESELAVIAARSESGAISIYPVVETLQTNQVCRRTVAPARIAPSIREQVETIATQIVTTLDAIGVFGIEFFLTASGEISVNEIAPRTHNSGHYTIEGCHTSQFEQLLRVVSGMDLGDVAMVANVAVMVNLLGYEKATWTCSDKSIEYSRYAEKLKAIANFPNTHIHWYNKTSSSVGRKLGHVTILAESHDLAIDLSDRIESIWYGNKNPKESYGV; translated from the coding sequence GTGGTTACTCGACAACAAATCGGGGTGATTGGTGGTGGTCAACTTGCTTGGATGATGGCGATCGCTGCCAAACGTTTGGGACTTCATCTCACAGTGCAAACCGCCAATCCTGGCGATTCGGCAATAACTGTAGCCGATCGCGTAATTTATGGCAAAGTTGCCGATAAGATCGCCACTGCTCAGCTTGCGGAACATTGTCAGGTAATTACCTTTGAGAATGAATTCGTTGATCTCGTAGCTTTACAAGAATTGCTCGATCATCAAGTTGATCGCCAATTATTATTTTTACCAAAATTAGAAACCTTAGCTATTTCCGTTGATAAGCTGAACCAACGCCAACATTTTCGCGATCACCATATTCCCACACCTGAATTTTATAGTGTAGAGACAGAAACGGAACTTTTAGCCGCAGCGACAAATCTAAGTTATCCCTTGGTACTCAAAGCGAGAAGACATGGTTATGATGGCAAGGGGACTTGGGTAATCGCCAATGAAGTAGAACTACAATCTGCTTGGGAAACTATGCACAAAGCCTCTGCGATCGCTGAAAAATTCATTCCCTTTGAAAGTGAACTGGCGGTCATAGCCGCTCGCTCGGAATCTGGCGCAATTTCTATTTATCCTGTAGTCGAGACTCTACAAACCAATCAAGTTTGTCGCCGTACAGTTGCTCCTGCTCGGATTGCACCAAGCATTCGCGAACAGGTGGAAACTATTGCTACCCAAATTGTGACGACACTGGATGCGATCGGCGTATTTGGGATCGAGTTCTTCTTAACCGCATCAGGCGAAATTAGTGTGAATGAAATTGCTCCCCGCACACACAATTCAGGACATTACACGATTGAAGGCTGTCATACTTCCCAATTTGAGCAGTTACTCCGTGTAGTTAGTGGAATGGATTTAGGCGATGTCGCAATGGTTGCGAACGTTGCGGTGATGGTCAATCTCTTGGGATATGAAAAGGCAACTTGGACATGTTCTGATAAGTCTATTGAGTATTCTCGCTATGCAGAGAAACTCAAGGCGATCGCCAATTTCCCAAATACTCACATTCATTGGTACAATAAAACTAGTTCTTCGGTTGGGCGCAAACTCGGTCATGTCACAATTTTGGCAGAGAGTCATGATCTTGCCATTGATCTTAGTGATCGCATTGAAAGCATCTGGTACGGTAATAAAAACCCCAAAGAGAGTTACGGCGTGTAG
- a CDS encoding J domain-containing protein gives MARTSDRTTNTQQVNHYKTLRISYNANPAEVKSAYRGLVKEFHPDCNHHLDNHDDIASINLAYEVLSNPQARAHYDRSLGIRHSPSSSSQGVKRSPTKRETHLNEDQKIDRWCKQVYEPIIDLLEGILDSLDEQIDALANDPYDDGLMEDFEDYIDECRGSYAKAQIFFRAIPNPASAAGIASYLYHCLNAISDGIEELNYFTLNYDDQHLHTGQELWRRAEEMRYYAQRAMQNLQTS, from the coding sequence ATGGCTAGGACAAGCGATCGCACAACAAATACCCAACAGGTAAATCACTACAAAACTCTGCGAATTAGCTATAACGCGAATCCTGCTGAGGTCAAAAGCGCTTATCGTGGACTAGTCAAAGAATTCCATCCCGATTGCAATCACCATCTTGATAATCATGATGATATTGCCTCGATCAATCTCGCCTACGAAGTCCTCAGCAACCCTCAAGCTCGCGCCCATTACGATCGCAGTTTAGGGATTAGGCATAGTCCGAGTAGTAGCTCTCAAGGAGTTAAGCGATCTCCCACCAAGCGCGAAACCCATCTCAATGAAGATCAAAAAATTGATCGCTGGTGTAAACAGGTCTACGAGCCAATTATTGATCTTCTAGAAGGAATCCTTGATAGCTTAGATGAACAGATTGATGCCCTTGCCAATGATCCCTACGACGATGGACTGATGGAAGATTTTGAGGACTACATCGATGAATGTCGAGGCTCCTATGCCAAGGCTCAGATTTTCTTTAGGGCGATTCCAAATCCTGCCTCCGCCGCAGGAATAGCCAGCTATCTTTATCACTGCCTCAATGCCATTAGTGACGGTATCGAGGAATTAAATTATTTCACCTTAAATTATGATGATCAGCATTTGCATACAGGGCAAGAGCTATGGCGCAGGGCAGAAGAGATGCGTTACTACGCGCAAAGGGCAATGCAAA